One stretch of Leptospira mtsangambouensis DNA includes these proteins:
- a CDS encoding alpha-glucosidase, producing the protein MAWWKEAVIYQIYPRSFQDSNGDGIGDLEGIIQRLDYLAGSKDSLGIDAIWLSPVCPSPMFDFGYDISDYEEIDPVYGDTQTFKRLLKEAHKRGIRIIMDLVVNHTSHLHPWFIESRSSVNSPKRDWYIWKEPKHNGPPNNWLGAFGGSGWEYDKRTGEYYFHSFLKEQPDLNWRNPDVEDAIFKMMKYWLDMGVDGFRLDVVNLYVKDEFLRNNASYFMKGPRPYDKQVHAYDRDRPEMHGILRRMRKLLDSYSEKRMFVGEIMQDFPGNVLLPATYCGRNDELHLAFNFMFLFSPWKAERFYQIVKDFESALGEDNWPNYTLSNHDFPRHITRYEKGTDTIARAQLAACMMLTLRGTPFLYYGEEIGMKRQKVPYNKIQDPVGKRYWPFHPGRDPERIPMPWDGTNTTGFTTGKPWLPLYEDAQTLNVESQKEDPNSLFYTYKKLIQLRKDRKSLRKGKLKIFLSPDKQALYYRRRDGKEETYIFLNFSSKPVNVSYPRKWILGEILFSSANRSSSFELEKELDLGGLVLFPNEAVIFAK; encoded by the coding sequence ATGGCATGGTGGAAAGAAGCAGTCATCTATCAAATTTATCCACGTAGTTTCCAAGATTCCAATGGCGATGGAATTGGAGATTTAGAAGGAATCATTCAACGATTGGATTATCTTGCAGGATCCAAGGATTCTCTTGGTATTGATGCCATTTGGTTATCTCCTGTATGCCCTTCTCCAATGTTTGATTTTGGTTATGATATTTCTGATTATGAAGAAATTGATCCTGTTTATGGTGACACTCAAACCTTCAAACGGTTGTTAAAAGAAGCTCACAAACGTGGAATTCGGATCATCATGGACCTTGTTGTCAATCATACTTCTCATCTGCATCCTTGGTTTATTGAATCCAGATCTTCCGTCAATAGTCCCAAAAGAGATTGGTACATCTGGAAAGAACCAAAACACAATGGTCCACCAAATAATTGGTTAGGTGCTTTTGGTGGTTCTGGATGGGAATATGACAAACGAACTGGAGAATATTATTTCCATTCCTTTTTAAAAGAACAACCAGATCTCAATTGGCGAAACCCCGATGTAGAAGATGCTATATTTAAAATGATGAAGTATTGGTTGGATATGGGAGTCGACGGATTCCGATTGGATGTAGTCAACTTATATGTGAAAGATGAATTCTTAAGAAACAATGCCTCATATTTTATGAAAGGGCCAAGACCATACGACAAACAAGTCCATGCTTACGATCGTGATCGTCCCGAAATGCATGGAATTCTTCGTCGGATGCGTAAACTTTTGGATTCGTATTCCGAAAAACGTATGTTTGTTGGTGAGATCATGCAAGATTTTCCAGGAAACGTTCTCCTACCAGCAACATACTGTGGCCGTAATGACGAATTACACTTAGCATTTAATTTTATGTTTCTTTTCTCTCCTTGGAAAGCAGAACGATTCTATCAAATTGTAAAAGATTTTGAATCTGCACTTGGAGAAGACAATTGGCCAAACTACACCTTATCCAATCATGATTTTCCACGACATATCACAAGATATGAAAAAGGAACCGACACAATCGCAAGAGCCCAGTTGGCCGCCTGTATGATGTTAACTCTTCGAGGAACACCTTTTCTTTATTATGGCGAAGAAATTGGAATGAAACGCCAAAAAGTTCCTTACAATAAAATCCAAGACCCAGTAGGAAAACGTTATTGGCCTTTCCATCCTGGTCGCGATCCAGAACGAATTCCTATGCCTTGGGATGGAACCAACACAACTGGTTTTACGACAGGTAAACCATGGTTGCCATTGTATGAGGATGCGCAAACACTCAATGTAGAATCTCAAAAAGAAGATCCCAATTCGCTGTTTTATACTTATAAAAAACTAATCCAATTACGGAAAGATAGAAAGTCTTTAAGAAAAGGAAAGTTAAAAATTTTTCTAAGTCCCGATAAACAGGCGCTCTATTACAGGAGAAGAGATGGTAAAGAAGAGACATATATATTTTTGAACTTTTCTTCAAAGCCCGTCAATGTATCTTACCCGCGAAAATGGATTCTAGGTGAAATTCTATTTAGTTCTGCAAATCGATCTTCCTCTTTTGAATTAGAAAAAGAGTTGGACCTCGGTGGTTTAGTTTTGTTCCCAAATGAAGCTGTAATTTTTGCGAAATAA
- a CDS encoding efflux RND transporter periplasmic adaptor subunit, with protein sequence MQPDDLRSKSFFVTLRLQSEDTMEFHFEHMSSQFRKFSIFFISIFLLNFILVNCHSGNHEEKNSLTAAYPWKQDVTIEKNYVAQVKAIQRIEVRAFEKGYLTNIYMDEGKVVKKGQKLFQVMPMLVNAQYEKAKAEYESTSIEYENTEKLFKENVVSQTELSLIKARLKKNKATMDLAQIHLNLATVTAPFTGITDRFQVRLGSLVEEGTLLTTISDISKLWVYFNVSEKDYLNFTSDRKSGDKPLKVKFLMANNQLFKYEGVADTIEGEFDSETGTIPFRATFPNPDRLLRHGETGNVVVHEKLNDALIIPQKATFEVLDKHYVYIVNLKGKIKATEIKIANEIPHLFVVDSGITENDIILLEGLGKVHDDDVIKYKVESREKILKSFDLAAH encoded by the coding sequence ATGCAGCCTGATGATCTTAGATCAAAATCATTTTTTGTAACATTACGTTTGCAAAGTGAGGACACCATGGAATTTCATTTTGAGCATATGAGCTCGCAATTTCGCAAATTTTCTATATTTTTCATTAGTATATTCTTATTAAATTTTATTCTAGTAAACTGTCATTCCGGCAACCACGAAGAAAAAAATTCCTTAACAGCTGCTTATCCTTGGAAACAAGATGTAACGATAGAAAAAAATTATGTAGCTCAGGTAAAAGCTATTCAACGCATTGAAGTAAGGGCTTTTGAAAAAGGTTACTTAACCAACATCTATATGGATGAAGGAAAAGTTGTCAAAAAAGGACAAAAACTATTTCAAGTAATGCCTATGCTTGTGAATGCACAATATGAAAAAGCAAAAGCTGAGTATGAATCAACTTCCATCGAGTATGAAAATACAGAAAAACTTTTTAAGGAAAACGTGGTTTCGCAAACGGAGTTATCATTAATTAAAGCTAGATTGAAAAAAAATAAAGCAACGATGGATTTAGCACAAATTCATCTCAATTTAGCAACTGTCACTGCTCCTTTTACTGGAATTACCGACCGTTTTCAAGTCCGTCTGGGAAGTTTGGTAGAAGAAGGAACACTTTTAACAACGATCTCTGATATCTCTAAACTTTGGGTCTACTTTAATGTATCCGAGAAAGATTATCTAAATTTTACAAGTGATAGGAAATCAGGTGATAAACCATTAAAAGTAAAATTCTTAATGGCGAATAACCAACTTTTCAAATACGAAGGTGTCGCTGATACTATCGAAGGAGAATTCGATAGCGAAACAGGAACAATACCATTTCGAGCCACATTCCCAAACCCAGATCGACTTTTGCGCCACGGTGAAACTGGTAATGTAGTAGTTCATGAAAAATTAAATGACGCATTGATCATTCCTCAAAAAGCAACCTTTGAAGTTTTGGACAAACACTATGTTTATATAGTAAATCTTAAAGGTAAAATCAAAGCCACTGAGATCAAAATCGCAAATGAAATACCTCATTTATTCGTAGTGGATTCAGGAATAACAGAGAACGATATCATTCTTTTAGAAGGACTAGGAAAAGTTCATGATGATGATGTAATTAAATACAAAGTGGAATCTCGTGAAAAAATTCTGAAAAGTTTTGATTTAGCTGCACATTAG
- a CDS encoding HD domain-containing protein, giving the protein MMKSELKAKLQRTFPKAKTVASGRLFTRQLSNLVDESIRTLFNEVSAGIPLKDHLCLIAVGGYGRRELAPYSDIDILYLHDGKLSEKILGEIISKINTFLYNNEKEVGHSCRTIKESFLYLDQIETFHAVLDSRFLVGSEILFQKYKSEFLAKIPEKTIKVFNEWKLSYLRERIINSYNPILLSEPNIKTDPLGLRDIQHMYWIEKTNPLADSADGGIFDFYLIGDSLTLLSAYDFLLLTRSALHIISGRKNDRLDLGLQPEVAEFLGFGARNEIKTLEAFMSQFYKAQKDVYFYIGTYLDEKTNFNKKRIQKELSNPDSLYDDIIQFFAESQSNQEEPSRIDLNQIRFASHFLDDDFKNQKSVLDTFLEMLRKKNRIGHTLTLMHECNILGKLIPEFGACTNFPLFSYHHQYTVDEHTLLILRELDVLIADLWEDRQVQDVFNVCEKIEILALAILIHDAGKVKEGDHSQYGAELALIIAERFRLSEEDTELLRFLVAEHIVMSELSSKRDIYDPKLISSFAKQFSNENTLRLLYVLTIIDTKSVGQGILTNWKKEILHFLFTSTLTYLQKKENLTDTQERIETTLETYLIEKEGLNAEEAERIVTFGMKIRPSSYLNYNTPRRVFQHFSLLYEWQNSGLPFRMITEREPAFVTLSLFAKPDKQMLLYLSGTISSLGLSLVGLRLFRTEEDQLILQAQITDEYGSGEIAEQQIADIESTLTECIEGKTNIEDLASTTNIWKTLPQIPDGMVEELVKFANDISESYSVLEVRVPDSIGLVYRILKTLLDFELEVIFVRISTSADFAYDSFHIQTKNGRKIEDTGLLLAIKERILSVARVKENQGIMEINF; this is encoded by the coding sequence ATGATGAAATCAGAACTCAAGGCAAAACTGCAACGGACATTTCCAAAAGCCAAAACAGTTGCTTCCGGTCGATTGTTCACACGCCAGTTGAGTAATCTTGTCGACGAGTCCATTCGAACTCTTTTCAACGAGGTATCGGCTGGAATCCCATTAAAAGACCATCTTTGTCTCATTGCAGTGGGTGGATATGGTCGCAGGGAACTTGCTCCCTACTCCGACATTGACATCCTTTATCTTCACGATGGAAAATTATCTGAAAAAATCCTCGGTGAAATTATTTCAAAAATTAATACATTCTTATACAACAATGAAAAGGAAGTAGGACATTCTTGTCGTACGATCAAAGAATCATTTTTGTATCTAGACCAAATCGAAACCTTTCATGCAGTTCTTGATTCCCGATTTCTTGTAGGTTCAGAGATCCTATTTCAAAAATACAAATCAGAATTTTTAGCAAAAATCCCAGAGAAAACCATCAAAGTTTTTAATGAATGGAAACTCTCTTATCTTAGAGAAAGAATCATCAATTCTTATAATCCAATTTTACTTTCTGAACCTAATATCAAAACAGATCCATTAGGACTTCGTGATATCCAACATATGTATTGGATTGAAAAAACCAATCCTCTGGCGGATTCAGCTGATGGTGGCATTTTTGATTTTTATTTGATAGGTGATAGTTTAACTCTATTGTCTGCTTATGATTTTTTGCTATTAACAAGGTCTGCACTTCATATCATCAGTGGCCGAAAAAATGATAGGCTGGATTTAGGACTCCAACCTGAAGTTGCTGAGTTTTTAGGATTTGGTGCAAGAAACGAAATCAAAACTCTCGAAGCATTTATGAGCCAATTTTACAAAGCACAAAAGGATGTGTATTTTTATATTGGAACTTATTTAGACGAAAAAACCAATTTCAACAAAAAACGAATTCAAAAAGAACTTTCCAATCCTGACAGTTTGTATGATGACATCATTCAATTTTTTGCAGAGTCACAAAGTAACCAAGAAGAACCTTCTCGTATCGATTTAAATCAAATTCGATTCGCATCACACTTCTTAGATGATGATTTCAAAAATCAAAAATCTGTTTTGGATACTTTCCTTGAAATGTTACGAAAAAAAAATCGAATTGGACATACGCTCACTTTGATGCATGAATGTAATATACTCGGAAAACTCATTCCTGAATTTGGAGCCTGTACAAACTTTCCTCTATTCAGTTACCACCACCAATACACTGTCGATGAACATACACTTTTGATCTTAAGAGAGCTGGACGTTCTCATTGCTGACTTATGGGAAGATAGACAGGTTCAAGATGTATTCAACGTTTGTGAAAAAATTGAAATTTTGGCACTGGCCATTCTCATCCATGATGCGGGAAAAGTAAAAGAAGGAGACCATAGCCAATATGGTGCGGAGCTTGCTCTCATCATTGCAGAACGTTTCCGGTTGTCAGAAGAGGATACCGAGCTCTTACGTTTCCTTGTCGCCGAACATATTGTAATGTCTGAGTTATCTTCCAAACGAGACATTTACGATCCAAAACTCATTTCTTCCTTCGCAAAACAATTTTCTAATGAAAACACTCTTAGACTTTTATATGTTCTTACCATCATTGATACAAAATCAGTGGGCCAAGGGATTCTCACCAATTGGAAAAAAGAAATTTTACATTTCCTCTTTACTTCCACACTCACTTATCTACAAAAAAAAGAAAATCTAACTGACACCCAAGAACGGATCGAAACCACTTTAGAAACTTATTTAATCGAAAAAGAAGGTCTTAACGCAGAAGAAGCGGAACGAATTGTAACCTTTGGAATGAAAATTAGACCTTCTTCCTATCTAAATTACAATACTCCTAGACGTGTTTTCCAACACTTCAGTTTACTTTATGAATGGCAAAACTCTGGATTACCTTTTCGTATGATTACCGAAAGAGAACCTGCTTTTGTAACTTTATCTCTTTTTGCAAAACCCGATAAACAAATGTTACTTTATCTTTCAGGAACTATATCCTCATTAGGACTTAGTTTGGTGGGATTAAGACTCTTTCGAACAGAAGAAGACCAACTCATCTTACAGGCACAAATTACGGACGAATATGGTAGCGGCGAAATTGCTGAACAACAAATTGCCGATATTGAATCTACTTTAACCGAATGTATCGAAGGAAAAACCAATATCGAAGATTTAGCATCCACTACCAATATTTGGAAAACCCTTCCACAAATTCCCGATGGAATGGTGGAAGAACTAGTAAAATTTGCTAATGATATTTCTGAGTCTTATTCCGTTTTAGAAGTTAGAGTTCCTGATTCCATTGGTCTTGTGTATCGAATTCTTAAAACATTACTCGACTTTGAATTAGAAGTCATTTTTGTTAGGATCTCAACCAGTGCGGATTTTGCTTATGACTCATTCCACATTCAAACTAAAAATGGTAGAAAAATTGAAGATACAGGATTACTCTTAGCAATCAAAGAAAGAATCCTTTCGGTGGCAAGAGTCAAAGAAAACCAAGGAATCATGGAGATTAATTTTTAA